The Corynebacterium qintianiae genome has a window encoding:
- a CDS encoding P1 family peptidase gives MTTYPSSARSAMLPGIALGHASLGDTGVTAVVSRDPAGMVVAVDVRGGGPGTRETDLLAPHNTVERVHAIMLTGGSAFGLAAADGAMRELESRGIGFPVFGEDAPGLRVPIIPAAVIFDLAVGSPDHRPGPDDGAAAVAAALGGTSEPGTSEQCAGSVGAGCGATAGVLRGGFGQARVRAEGFTVAAAVVANPVGAVIDEATGLLYGDPSRPAVDLDRFRTLKRPAPKLNTTIGVVATDAPLPPVQLKRLAMAGHDGLARAVRPSHSPLDGDTLFAVSSAGVEEVGRGVGVDKLTALCAMAADAVQAAIVDAVTAATAAYGVTAWRDIAR, from the coding sequence ATGACCACGTACCCTTCCTCCGCACGCTCCGCAATGCTTCCGGGGATCGCCCTCGGCCACGCATCCTTGGGTGACACCGGGGTCACCGCGGTGGTCTCCCGCGACCCGGCGGGGATGGTCGTCGCCGTGGACGTGCGCGGTGGGGGACCGGGCACCCGGGAAACGGATCTGCTGGCGCCGCATAACACGGTTGAGCGGGTGCACGCCATCATGTTGACGGGCGGCTCCGCCTTCGGGCTTGCGGCCGCCGACGGGGCGATGCGGGAACTGGAGTCGCGCGGGATCGGTTTCCCCGTCTTCGGCGAGGACGCGCCGGGTCTACGCGTCCCGATCATCCCCGCGGCAGTGATTTTCGACCTGGCCGTGGGCTCCCCCGACCACCGGCCCGGCCCGGACGACGGCGCGGCGGCGGTTGCTGCGGCGTTGGGCGGCACCTCCGAGCCCGGCACCTCCGAACAGTGTGCCGGCAGCGTCGGTGCCGGCTGCGGTGCGACGGCAGGTGTGCTGCGCGGCGGTTTCGGCCAGGCGCGTGTGCGCGCGGAGGGTTTCACCGTGGCGGCGGCGGTGGTGGCCAACCCGGTGGGCGCTGTCATCGACGAGGCGACGGGGCTGCTGTACGGCGACCCGTCCCGGCCCGCGGTCGATCTCGATCGGTTCCGTACATTAAAACGCCCCGCACCGAAGCTGAACACCACCATCGGCGTCGTGGCCACCGATGCCCCACTGCCGCCGGTGCAGCTCAAGCGTCTCGCGATGGCGGGCCACGATGGGCTCGCCCGCGCGGTGCGCCCCTCCCACTCGCCCCTCGACGGCGACACTCTCTTTGCTGTTTCCTCTGCTGGCGTTGAGGAAGTGGGGCGTGGGGTGGGCGTCGATAAGCTCACTGCTCTCTGTGCAATGGCCGCTGATGCTGTCCAGGCCGCGATCGTGGACGCGGTGACTGCGGCCACCGCCGCCTACGGTGTCACGGCCTGGCGCGACATTGCGCGTTAA
- a CDS encoding rhomboid family intramembrane serine protease yields the protein MTQKNPYSVPGYGTPGYGTPGYGRPPMGGPLAPPPQQYTKSSGQKRATGFRFALGYLAVIWAVFILNAVLFGGVLNNFGIHPLDVTALPHIFAAPLLHADVNHIISNSIPGAIFCFLIGYSGSRVFWEVTLIAGVIAGLGTWFMGGIGTNHIGASGLVYGWLAYLIVRGFFNRSVQQISLGVILGFFYSGLIWGVLPGTPGVSWQGHLFGAIGGIVAGMLITSDDPPELKARREQRRALEGRRHA from the coding sequence ATGACTCAGAAAAACCCATACAGCGTTCCCGGGTACGGCACTCCGGGCTACGGCACGCCCGGTTACGGCCGGCCTCCGATGGGCGGGCCCCTCGCCCCGCCGCCGCAGCAGTACACGAAGTCCAGCGGGCAGAAGCGCGCCACCGGTTTCCGCTTCGCCCTCGGATACCTCGCGGTGATCTGGGCGGTGTTCATCCTCAATGCGGTGCTTTTTGGCGGTGTCCTCAATAATTTCGGGATCCACCCGCTCGACGTCACCGCGCTGCCGCACATTTTCGCGGCGCCTCTTCTCCACGCGGATGTCAACCACATCATTTCCAACTCCATCCCCGGCGCGATCTTCTGCTTCCTCATCGGCTACTCCGGGTCGCGCGTGTTCTGGGAAGTCACGCTCATTGCCGGGGTGATCGCGGGGCTGGGCACCTGGTTCATGGGCGGCATCGGCACCAACCACATCGGCGCCTCCGGACTTGTGTACGGTTGGCTGGCCTACCTCATCGTTCGCGGTTTCTTCAATCGCTCTGTTCAGCAGATCTCGCTCGGCGTGATTCTCGGCTTCTTCTACTCTGGCCTGATCTGGGGAGTCCTGCCGGGTACCCCGGGTGTGAGCTGGCAGGGCCACTTGTTCGGCGCTATCGGTGGCATTGTGGCGGGCATGCTCATTACCTCCGACGACCCGCCCGAGCTCAAGGCCAGGCGCGAGCAGCGCCGCGCGTTGGAGGGGCGCAGGCATGCCTAA
- the murI gene encoding glutamate racemase, translating to MPNPAPIGVFDSGVGGLTVARALMDQLHDESLIYIGDTGNSPYGPQPIANVRAHAQRIADELVDRGAKMLVIACNTASAAFLHDARERYDVPVVEVIRPAVRRAIATTRNNRVGVIGTIGTINSGSYQDLFSLTPGLEVSATACPAFVEFVERGITSGRQVLGVAQGYLEPLQAAGVDTLVLGCTHYPLLSGIIQLAMGDNVTLVSSAEETAKDVLRVLTERNMLAPQGACATRVFESTGDPEVFNRLSERFLGPQVRAVGRL from the coding sequence ATGCCTAATCCGGCCCCCATCGGTGTCTTTGACTCCGGAGTCGGCGGGCTCACCGTGGCGCGCGCGTTGATGGATCAGCTGCACGACGAATCCCTCATCTACATCGGTGACACGGGCAACAGCCCGTACGGCCCGCAGCCGATTGCTAACGTGAGAGCGCATGCGCAGCGCATCGCCGACGAGTTGGTTGACCGTGGCGCGAAAATGCTGGTCATCGCCTGCAACACCGCGTCGGCGGCGTTTTTGCATGACGCCCGCGAGCGTTACGACGTCCCGGTGGTCGAGGTGATCCGCCCAGCCGTGCGCCGCGCGATCGCCACCACCCGCAACAACCGCGTCGGAGTCATCGGCACGATCGGGACCATCAACTCGGGCTCCTACCAGGACCTGTTCTCGCTCACGCCCGGCCTCGAGGTCTCGGCGACGGCGTGCCCGGCGTTTGTCGAGTTCGTGGAGCGCGGCATCACGTCGGGCCGGCAGGTGCTCGGCGTGGCGCAGGGTTATCTCGAGCCGCTGCAGGCCGCGGGTGTGGACACGCTCGTGCTCGGGTGCACGCACTACCCGCTGCTCTCCGGCATTATCCAGCTGGCCATGGGCGACAACGTCACCCTGGTGTCCTCGGCAGAGGAGACTGCCAAGGACGTCCTGCGCGTGCTCACCGAGCGCAACATGCTTGCCCCCCAGGGCGCGTGTGCGACGCGGGTCTTCGAGTCCACAGGGGACCCGGAGGTATTCAACCGGCTCTCTGAACGCTTCCTCGGCCCCCAGGTCCGCGCCGTCGGGCGCCTCTAA